GCAGCATCTTCTCCCCTACCAAGCTGGACATTCATTCCACGATCAATCAAGGGTGCAGAAAGGTCCGAACCAGTCTCTTGAACTCGCACCCGTCCCTCTTCCACACTCACCAAATTTCCATAACCATTGGAGCCACCAGAACTATCAGCattcaaaattgaattcaaagAAGCGTTTTCCCTAACCAAGTCTGCGCCATCCCGGTTATAGCCAGCGCTTGCACCCGAATCAGCGTGCGATTCAACATTGTCGGGGCCATGAGCCAACACTGAATTAGCATTCAAATTCTGAACCCTCCTTTCTCTCCACAACCGCCTCTGCGTGACTTCCATAGGATCCAAACTACCATGGTTCACTGGCCTAGCCTCATAAACCAATGCCGGAATTTCCTCATCCCTTGAAATTGCAAGCTCTACCAAAAGCCTTAACGGTCCAATTGGCAACAAAACCGCAGCAAGATCATACAACGCCATAGCAACAAGCAGGGCCCACGTGGTCCACTCAGGCAACATAGTAAACGAATAAGCAACCAATAtcccaacaacaaccaaataccCCTGCGTCACAAGAATCGCCATTTTCGAAATAAACACAGTCAAAACACCCACAACAGCGAAATTACACAGAACAAGGAAGAACGTGATGCAATCAATGGGAGTACTAAACTTTTGGATCAAGAAGATCGAGACTTCGCCGCCGAGGAATAGCAGCACGATGAAAGTGGAGAAAGCCATGTAGAGTTTTAAGAACCTGGTGCATCGGAAGTAGAAGAGGAGGACCAAGACGAAGGTTGCGAAGGTGACGAGGATGACGAAGGCTAAGGAGTTCAGAAGGGCTCCTAGGAACTTGTCCCAGGTGGAGTCCGAGGTTGTTTCGTTGTACGCGATGGTGACCATGCTCATCGATGCGTCGAAGAGAGAAGAATCGGTGTTGAGAGTTGAGACCAGGATTACGACCAGGAACATGCATATTGAAACGGGTGCGATGATTCTCACGATTTCTTCCCCCAGAGAATCGAGGACGCTTGAACAGGGTCTCTGGGTTTGTGTTTCTGCCATTGCAAATATTGGAAGagagaaatgaagaaagaaagtcACACACTGATTCAGATCGAAGGATCAGTTATCAATGTTATGGTTGGCTTCACTTCTCCTCTCTCATGGGCCGGGCCTATACATGTGAATAAAgggacatgctaggtgcacccagcaacattgctggtgcacccagcaattaagtgaatgggcaaaattgcccctgttaaaaaaaataattattttttcggaagaaggttcttccgatAGAACAATTTATTCTACCAGAAGAACCTTTTTCCGGAAagcttccggaagaaggttcttccggaaagttttCGGAAAAAAGGTTCTTTTGATAGAGCACAaattgttcttccggaagaaggttcttccggaaaaaaGTCTCNNNNNNNNNNNNNNNNNNNNNNNNNNNNNNNNNNNNNNNNNNNNNNNNNNNNNNNNNNNNNNNNNNNNNNNNNNNNNNNNNNNNNNNNNNNNNNNNNNNNACGAAAGAAGGATTTCCGGAAATCTTCCAGAAGAAATTTCTTCAGGAAAAGTATTAAGAAATATCATTATTGATAGAGCAAAAATAGTTCTTCAGTAGGAGGGTTCTTCCAAAAAAAAGTTCtaccggaaagtttccggaagcaggttcttccggaagaacataaattgttcttccggaagaaggttcttccggaaagattccggaagaaccttcttccggaagctttccggaagaaccttcttccggaagaagaaattatcttttttaatgcaAGGACAATTTTGCCCATTCAcctaattgctgggtgcaccagcaatgttactgggtgcacctagcatgtcccGTGAATAAATGGGCCTCGGCCCGTTtatctgacaaaaaaaaaatagagagagaatTTTGCTCTTACCTATTTAATAAGTTCTACATAAACCCATTCCTTTCCTCGAAAAATCACAGATATCTTGCTAGGGTTTTAGGAAAAGACACTGTCTCGCGAGTGAACACAGGTAATCTCAATTAttcaatcttcttctttttcttcttcagttTTCACCATGTTTCTCTTCGTTTTTGTTTAATCtcactttttttccctttcatttCCTTTTGATTCGATTTATCTGTTTACTTTTTTTCGTGTAGATCAAATATATTGCTAGGTATGGTATTATACGCGTTTTTCTTTTCCGTTTTCAACCGGCGAACTTGTTTTCTTCGGTGATCGTGAAATCTGTCTTGAAATCAGAGAGTTTGAGATTTGAACTTGTTTTGATATTAGTTTTGTTGGCTGCTGAGTGAACTTGAATATTTTCTCTCTGGATAAGCGAAGTTTGTTACGTTGCTGTCTTTAGGGTTCTTGTTTAGAACCAAAACAAAGAAATGGTTTAACATTTCATATAGGTTTATGGTTAGGATTGGGTTTTCTGATACTTGAGGtgttaatagtttttaaatGTGTGTTTTAAGCTATATGGTGTACAGAGTCATTGACATATGTTTCCTTCAGGTTACAGCAATGGCTTTCTTTGGTAGAATTGGGAATTTATTAAGACAGACAGCAAGCAGGCAGGTTAGTTCAGAATTGCGATCATCCCCTTCGTTTTTTCAGGCTATACGCAGTATGTCATCTGCTCCAAGCACAAAGCTG
This genomic interval from Glycine max cultivar Williams 82 chromosome 5, Glycine_max_v4.0, whole genome shotgun sequence contains the following:
- the LOC100780823 gene encoding presenilin-like protein At2g29900 — encoded protein: MAETQTQRPCSSVLDSLGEEIVRIIAPVSICMFLVVILVSTLNTDSSLFDASMSMVTIAYNETTSDSTWDKFLGALLNSLAFVILVTFATFVLVLLFYFRCTRFLKLYMAFSTFIVLLFLGGEVSIFLIQKFSTPIDCITFFLVLCNFAVVGVLTVFISKMAILVTQGYLVVVGILVAYSFTMLPEWTTWALLVAMALYDLAAVLLPIGPLRLLVELAISRDEEIPALVYEARPVNHGSLDPMEVTQRRLWRERRVQNLNANSVLAHGPDNVESHADSGASAGYNRDGADLVRENASLNSILNADSSGGSNGYGNLVSVEEGRVRVQETGSDLSAPLIDRGMNVQLGRGEDAASIENLMLEGIGLGSSGSIKLGLGDFIFYSVLVGRAAMYDYMTVYACYLAIIAGLGITLMLLAFYQKALPALPVSVAMGVLFYFLTRLLLEVFVVQCSLNLLLF